The Bacillota bacterium genome includes a region encoding these proteins:
- a CDS encoding methyltransferase has protein sequence MRKYEEKLHFDKYYNKLQENNVLQRYSGVVWGIAGYVLLYYFARYILAYIPDFRPWGDIETWFAVGGVRFIKADLVYFTFGLILNCYGTVRLSKITVQNHSARSETGHMPQKLLVNGFYAKVRHPMYGTFIILQAGFMLSLRSFAGMIIALIVIIIQYSNAIIEEKKQLKPIFGEEYNVYIKNVSCILLTRSQIAALVLAALFSAAGFVF, from the coding sequence ATGCGGAAATATGAAGAGAAACTTCATTTTGATAAATACTATAACAAGCTGCAGGAAAACAACGTTCTACAGAGGTACAGTGGTGTTGTATGGGGGATCGCAGGGTATGTTTTACTTTATTATTTCGCCAGATATATCCTTGCCTATATTCCGGATTTTCGACCCTGGGGTGACATCGAAACATGGTTTGCTGTTGGTGGCGTAAGATTTATAAAAGCTGATTTAGTCTATTTTACGTTCGGACTTATCCTAAACTGCTATGGCACCGTTAGACTTTCAAAGATAACGGTTCAAAACCACAGTGCTAGAAGTGAAACAGGCCATATGCCGCAAAAATTACTGGTTAATGGCTTTTATGCCAAGGTGAGGCATCCAATGTACGGAACATTTATCATACTGCAGGCTGGCTTTATGCTTTCTCTCCGGTCTTTTGCGGGAATGATCATTGCACTGATAGTTATAATTATTCAATATTCCAATGCAATTATCGAAGAAAAAAAGCAGCTAAAGCCAATCTTTGGCGAAGAATATAATGTATATATCAAGAATGTAAGTTGCATCCTTTTAACAAGGAGCCAAATCGCCGCACTTGTATTAGCAGCACTATTTAGTGCTGCCGGCTTCGTATTTTGA